Proteins encoded together in one Phycisphaerae bacterium window:
- a CDS encoding transposase, with protein MEPNSAPRQAITYLPKHWQKLTVFARQPGALLDNDVVERTLKRAILHRKNALFYRTLHGAHVGDLFMSLIHTCQSDEIDPFDCLTELRHRAVELAAQPEHRIPRNYPNALSGQHLTPQPCWNSPCAAPSPAVATGLPKEHASLDARVGHFIVERPLRP; from the coding sequence AGCACTGGCAGAAGCTGACCGTCTTCGCGCGTCAGCCCGGAGCCCTGCTGGATAACGACGTTGTCGAACGGACTCTGAAGCGGGCGATCCTGCATCGAAAAAACGCCCTGTTCTACAGAACCCTGCACGGGGCCCACGTCGGCGACCTGTTCATGAGCCTCATACACACCTGCCAAAGCGACGAAATCGACCCCTTCGACTGCCTGACCGAACTGCGGCACCGCGCCGTAGAGCTCGCCGCCCAGCCCGAACACCGGATACCCAGGAACTACCCGAACGCGCTCAGCGGCCAACACCTCACTCCCCAACCCTGCTGGAACTCGCCGTGCGCCGCCCCATCTCCCGCGGTTGCCACAGGCTTGCCGAAGGAACACGCTTCATTGGACGCCCGTGTTGGTCACTTCATCGTCGAGCGGCCACTTCGTCCTTGA